From the genome of Ptychodera flava strain L36383 chromosome 22, AS_Pfla_20210202, whole genome shotgun sequence, one region includes:
- the LOC139123219 gene encoding uncharacterized protein isoform X1, whose protein sequence is MQLCVQCFKSRNNDHKLIELCMYTNCVFDFTFFIYLLLQGYDGQVCLFVRVVSEVDECLPDQYFYNGKCCTRCEAGYKVELHCTATRDTECAKCGEGYFNPGPSGLKRCFLLNHCDKRNEYIYRESDGITDNECRCKTGYHYNSEYTKSMCLQNPICPPGYGIQKVTGKCEFCREGTYSGNSSRTEQCADQPNCEAMGLKVLKAGNSTMATVCYHPTEVQSGSGGDIVIDDGNEDLEVESSSDDGMTAGSIAAICISCIVIVCIVSIVMYCNWKRIIGRLRCQSGLPDADPEAPVGGGNRERSDVYHSLNNVSSISGNDMGNTVQDFVESTETLPPLNGISSDEVTEHSSGGDSVGMNDRHRNLIRQQRPHLVKDLNTRAMLDSMAEVFTEEDESAIMNKSLSEYEQRRKFLDILCTKGPNAYPHFVQVLKVITPHRASPFENEQL, encoded by the exons ATGCAGTTATGTGTGCAGTGCTTTAAGTCTAGAAATAATGATCATAAGCTTATAGAGCTATGTATGTACACTAATTGTGTTTTTGATTTtaccttttttatttatttgcttcTACAAGGATATGATGGACAG GTATGCCTCTTTGTACGTGTAGTCAGTGAAGTCGACGAATGCCTTCCAGATCAGTACTTCTATAATGGAAAGTGCTGCACCCGGTGCGAGGCAG GTTACAAAGTGGAGTTACATTGTACAGCAACAAGGGACACAGAATGCGCAAAGTGTGGTGAAGGCTATTTTAACCCAGGGCCTAGTGGTCTCAAGCGCTGTTTCCTGTTGAACCATTGTGATAAACGGAATGAATACATATACAGGGAGTCTGATGGTATCACTGATAATGAGTGTCGATGTAAAACTGGTTATCATTACAACAGTGAATACACTAAGTCGATGTGTCTGCAGAATCCAATCTGCCCTCCAGGTTATGGCATTCAAAAAG TTACAGGCAAATGTGAGTTTTGCCGTGAAGGTACTTATTCTGGAAACTCATCCAGGACTGAACAATGTGCAGATCAACCAAA CTGTGAAGCGATGGGTCTTAAAGTACTAAAAGCAGGGAACTCAACAATGGCAACAGTGTGTTACCATCCAACAGAAGTGCAAAGTGGCTCTGGTGGAGATATAG taaTTGATGATGGAAATGAAGACTTGGAAGTTGAGTCCTCTTCAGATGATGGTATGACAGCTGGATCTATTGCTGCCATTTGTATTAGCTGCATTGTAATTGTCTGCATTGTGAGCATAGTCATGTATTGCAACTGGAAGAGGATAATTGGGCGATTACGATGCCAGTCAGGCCTTCCAGATG CAGATCCAGAGGCACCCGTTGGGGGAGGCAACCGTGAAAGGAGTGATGTATATCACTCATTGAACAATGTAAGCAGTATCAGTGGTAACGATATGGGCAACACAGTTCAGGACTTCGTTGAATCAACTGAGACACTACCCCCACTAAACGGTATTTCTTCAGATGAAGTCACAGAACACAGCTCAGGAG GTGACTCTGTTGGAATGAATGATAGGCACCGAAACTTGATACGACAGCAAAGACCTCACTTAGTGAAGGATTTAAATACTCGAGCCATGTTGGATTCTATGGCTGAA gTATTCACTGAAGAAGATGAATCTGCCATCATGAATAAAAGTCTCTCAGAGTATGAACAAAGACGGAAATTTTTAGATATACTTTGCACAAAGGGACCAAATGCATATCCTCATTTTGTTCAAGTGTTGAAAGTTATCACTCCACATCGTGCATCTCCCTTTGAGAATGAGCAATTATAG
- the LOC139123219 gene encoding uncharacterized protein isoform X2, protein MQLCVQCFKSRNNDHKLIELCMYTNCVFDFTFFIYLLLQGYDGQVCLFVRVVSEVDECLPDQYFYNGKCCTRCEAGYKVELHCTATRDTECAKCGEGYFNPGPSGLKRCFLLNHCDKRNEYIYRESDGITDNECRCKTGYHYNSEYTKSMCLQNPICPPGYGIQKVTGKCEFCREGTYSGNSSRTEQCADQPNCEAMGLKVLKAGNSTMATVCYHPTEVQSGSGGDIVIDDGNEDLEVESSSDDGMTAGSIAAICISCIVIVCIVSIVMYCNWKRIIGRLRCQSGLPDDPEAPVGGGNRERSDVYHSLNNVSSISGNDMGNTVQDFVESTETLPPLNGISSDEVTEHSSGGDSVGMNDRHRNLIRQQRPHLVKDLNTRAMLDSMAEVFTEEDESAIMNKSLSEYEQRRKFLDILCTKGPNAYPHFVQVLKVITPHRASPFENEQL, encoded by the exons ATGCAGTTATGTGTGCAGTGCTTTAAGTCTAGAAATAATGATCATAAGCTTATAGAGCTATGTATGTACACTAATTGTGTTTTTGATTTtaccttttttatttatttgcttcTACAAGGATATGATGGACAG GTATGCCTCTTTGTACGTGTAGTCAGTGAAGTCGACGAATGCCTTCCAGATCAGTACTTCTATAATGGAAAGTGCTGCACCCGGTGCGAGGCAG GTTACAAAGTGGAGTTACATTGTACAGCAACAAGGGACACAGAATGCGCAAAGTGTGGTGAAGGCTATTTTAACCCAGGGCCTAGTGGTCTCAAGCGCTGTTTCCTGTTGAACCATTGTGATAAACGGAATGAATACATATACAGGGAGTCTGATGGTATCACTGATAATGAGTGTCGATGTAAAACTGGTTATCATTACAACAGTGAATACACTAAGTCGATGTGTCTGCAGAATCCAATCTGCCCTCCAGGTTATGGCATTCAAAAAG TTACAGGCAAATGTGAGTTTTGCCGTGAAGGTACTTATTCTGGAAACTCATCCAGGACTGAACAATGTGCAGATCAACCAAA CTGTGAAGCGATGGGTCTTAAAGTACTAAAAGCAGGGAACTCAACAATGGCAACAGTGTGTTACCATCCAACAGAAGTGCAAAGTGGCTCTGGTGGAGATATAG taaTTGATGATGGAAATGAAGACTTGGAAGTTGAGTCCTCTTCAGATGATGGTATGACAGCTGGATCTATTGCTGCCATTTGTATTAGCTGCATTGTAATTGTCTGCATTGTGAGCATAGTCATGTATTGCAACTGGAAGAGGATAATTGGGCGATTACGATGCCAGTCAGGCCTTCCAGATG ATCCAGAGGCACCCGTTGGGGGAGGCAACCGTGAAAGGAGTGATGTATATCACTCATTGAACAATGTAAGCAGTATCAGTGGTAACGATATGGGCAACACAGTTCAGGACTTCGTTGAATCAACTGAGACACTACCCCCACTAAACGGTATTTCTTCAGATGAAGTCACAGAACACAGCTCAGGAG GTGACTCTGTTGGAATGAATGATAGGCACCGAAACTTGATACGACAGCAAAGACCTCACTTAGTGAAGGATTTAAATACTCGAGCCATGTTGGATTCTATGGCTGAA gTATTCACTGAAGAAGATGAATCTGCCATCATGAATAAAAGTCTCTCAGAGTATGAACAAAGACGGAAATTTTTAGATATACTTTGCACAAAGGGACCAAATGCATATCCTCATTTTGTTCAAGTGTTGAAAGTTATCACTCCACATCGTGCATCTCCCTTTGAGAATGAGCAATTATAG
- the LOC139123219 gene encoding uncharacterized protein isoform X3: MMTVLFLAMVCLFVRVVSEVDECLPDQYFYNGKCCTRCEAGYKVELHCTATRDTECAKCGEGYFNPGPSGLKRCFLLNHCDKRNEYIYRESDGITDNECRCKTGYHYNSEYTKSMCLQNPICPPGYGIQKVTGKCEFCREGTYSGNSSRTEQCADQPNCEAMGLKVLKAGNSTMATVCYHPTEVQSGSGGDIVIDDGNEDLEVESSSDDGMTAGSIAAICISCIVIVCIVSIVMYCNWKRIIGRLRCQSGLPDADPEAPVGGGNRERSDVYHSLNNVSSISGNDMGNTVQDFVESTETLPPLNGISSDEVTEHSSGGDSVGMNDRHRNLIRQQRPHLVKDLNTRAMLDSMAEVFTEEDESAIMNKSLSEYEQRRKFLDILCTKGPNAYPHFVQVLKVITPHRASPFENEQL; encoded by the exons GTATGCCTCTTTGTACGTGTAGTCAGTGAAGTCGACGAATGCCTTCCAGATCAGTACTTCTATAATGGAAAGTGCTGCACCCGGTGCGAGGCAG GTTACAAAGTGGAGTTACATTGTACAGCAACAAGGGACACAGAATGCGCAAAGTGTGGTGAAGGCTATTTTAACCCAGGGCCTAGTGGTCTCAAGCGCTGTTTCCTGTTGAACCATTGTGATAAACGGAATGAATACATATACAGGGAGTCTGATGGTATCACTGATAATGAGTGTCGATGTAAAACTGGTTATCATTACAACAGTGAATACACTAAGTCGATGTGTCTGCAGAATCCAATCTGCCCTCCAGGTTATGGCATTCAAAAAG TTACAGGCAAATGTGAGTTTTGCCGTGAAGGTACTTATTCTGGAAACTCATCCAGGACTGAACAATGTGCAGATCAACCAAA CTGTGAAGCGATGGGTCTTAAAGTACTAAAAGCAGGGAACTCAACAATGGCAACAGTGTGTTACCATCCAACAGAAGTGCAAAGTGGCTCTGGTGGAGATATAG taaTTGATGATGGAAATGAAGACTTGGAAGTTGAGTCCTCTTCAGATGATGGTATGACAGCTGGATCTATTGCTGCCATTTGTATTAGCTGCATTGTAATTGTCTGCATTGTGAGCATAGTCATGTATTGCAACTGGAAGAGGATAATTGGGCGATTACGATGCCAGTCAGGCCTTCCAGATG CAGATCCAGAGGCACCCGTTGGGGGAGGCAACCGTGAAAGGAGTGATGTATATCACTCATTGAACAATGTAAGCAGTATCAGTGGTAACGATATGGGCAACACAGTTCAGGACTTCGTTGAATCAACTGAGACACTACCCCCACTAAACGGTATTTCTTCAGATGAAGTCACAGAACACAGCTCAGGAG GTGACTCTGTTGGAATGAATGATAGGCACCGAAACTTGATACGACAGCAAAGACCTCACTTAGTGAAGGATTTAAATACTCGAGCCATGTTGGATTCTATGGCTGAA gTATTCACTGAAGAAGATGAATCTGCCATCATGAATAAAAGTCTCTCAGAGTATGAACAAAGACGGAAATTTTTAGATATACTTTGCACAAAGGGACCAAATGCATATCCTCATTTTGTTCAAGTGTTGAAAGTTATCACTCCACATCGTGCATCTCCCTTTGAGAATGAGCAATTATAG